A section of the Malus sylvestris chromosome 17, drMalSylv7.2, whole genome shotgun sequence genome encodes:
- the LOC126609822 gene encoding uncharacterized protein LOC126609822, with product MSVHAFFSSIGMTSFEALYGKACRMPLYWTEAGERPLVGPELVDTINANIQLIKANLKVAQDRQKSIADKHSKDREFTVGDFVFLKLSPWKGVVRFDKQGKLSHRYVGPYQIIERIGAVAYKLELPPELSLIHNVFHVSMLRKYVPDPSHIIQIEPLEVNPDASYVEEPVAILDRPDKVLRNKVIPLVKVLWRNHAVEEATWETEELMQNQYPFLFV from the coding sequence ATGTCAGTACATGCATTCTTCTCGAGTATTGGTATGACGTCTTTTGAAGCACTTTATGGGAAGGCGTGTAGGATGCCATTATATTGGACAGAGGCAGGAGAAAGGCCATTGGTGGGACCAGAGCTTGTGGATACCATCAACGCTAATATCCAACTAATTAAGGCGAATTTGAAAGTAGCACAAGACCGACAGAAAAGCATTGCAGACAAACACTCCAAGGATCGTGAGTTTACAGTGGGCGACTTTGTATTCTTGAAGTTGTCTCCCTGGAAGGGCGTTGTTCGTTTTGATAAGCAAGGGAAGTTGAGTCATCGATACGTCGGTCCCTATCAGATTATTGAGAGAATTGGTGCAGTTGCTTATAAGTTGGAGTTACCACCAGAGTTATCACTGATCCATAACGTTTtccatgtttccatgcttcgGAAATATGTACCGGATCCCTCTCATATCATCCAGATAGAGCCATTAGAAGTAAATCCGGATGCTAGCTATGTAGAAGAACCAGTGGCTATCCTTGACAGACCGGATAAGGTGTTGCGGAACAAAGTTATTCCTTTGGTAAAGGTATTGTGGAGAAACCATGCAGtcgaagaagctacttgggaaacAGAGGAATTAATGCAGAACCAATATCCCTTTCTTTTCGTGTAA